One Littorina saxatilis isolate snail1 linkage group LG1, US_GU_Lsax_2.0, whole genome shotgun sequence genomic window carries:
- the LOC138970193 gene encoding growth hormone secretagogue receptor type 1-like, which translates to MNEEEEEEEEEEENLIHEGRSLTEILSLFRNLSSSERMYLYNFVNINSEDELIDLLRTRESQPGNESIESRLLQFPEQQLRQNLLLYVPPIFIVLGSVGNLLSFIVLRCRAMVKVSSYHYLASLAVADTLVLYMGLLRLWLGEVTGTDFNDSADWMCKVTVAFSYMASDLSVWLIIAVTVERYIVVCFPLRASTMINTNRAKKVIGFLVLLMFAINLHFFWTVEIVERPVDGKNGGNCEAAPHHQQLVNEIWPWVDAFIYSFLPFIFIIVLNILIVREVIKARAHRQKMQNTPEHHYHHKMPRRHLGAGQNPQGRSGHTSCRRSCGPGEGTKLTIMLLSVSFTFLITTLPMNITLIFTAFWNQQKDHDLRSIAQFNLAKTVAELLMYINHSINFCLYCATGQKFRQQIKHLMRCKKETNVYSSWPSGHTMQTRLTSTVRFNKAGPNERLLLTHASDDVDSNGDSIALRTKV; encoded by the coding sequence CCTTATCCACGAAGGCCGCTCACTGACGGAGATCCTCAGCTTGTTCCGGAACCTGTCGAGCTCCGAGCGCATGTACCTCTACAATTTCGTCAACATCAACAGCGAAGACGAGTTGATCGACCTTCTCAGGACCCGGGAGTCCCAGCCTGGTAACGAGAGCATCGAGAGTCGCCTGCTCCAGTTCCCAGAGCAGCAGCTGCGGCAGAACCTCCTGCTCTACGTGCCTCCCATTTTCATTGTCCTGGGGAGTGTGGGAAACCTGCTATCGTTCATCGTGCTGAGGTGCAGGGCGATGGTGAAGGTGTCTTCGTATCACTACCTGGCGTCACTGGCTGTAGCAGACACGCTGGTGCTGTACATGGGCCTTCTGAGGCTGTGGCTGGGCGAGGTGACCGGGACGGACTTTAACGACAGCGCGGACTGGATGTGTAAGGTAACGGTGGCGTTCAGTTATATGGCCAGCGACCTGTCCGTCTGGCTGATCATTGCAGTGACTGTTGAGCGCTACATCGTGGTCTGCTTCCCGCTGCGGGCCTCCACTATGATCAACACGAACCGCGCCAAAAAAGTGATCGGCTTCCTGGTGCTGCTTATGTTCGCCATCAACCTGCACTTCTTCTGGACCGTGGAGATCGTGGAGCGGCCGGTGGATGGCAAGAACGGCGGCAACTGCGAGGCGGCGCCTCACCACCAGCAGCTCGTCAACGAGATCTGGCCCTGGGTCGACGCTTTCATTTACTCTTTCCTACCgttcatcttcatcatcgtcCTCAACATCCTCATCGTGCGCGAGGTGATCAAGGCGCGGGCGCACCGACAGAAGATGCAGAACACCCCGGAgcaccactaccaccacaaaATGCCACGCCGCCACCTCGGCGCCGGCCAGAACCCGCAGGGCAGGAGCGGACACACCAGCTGCCGGCGTTCATGCGGGCCCGGTGAGGGCACCAAGTTGACCATCATGCTGCTCTCCGTGTCCTTCACCTTCCTCATCACCACGCTGCCCATGAACATCACGCTCATCTTCACGGCCTTCTGGAACCAGCAGAAGGACCACGACCTCAGGTCCATCGCGCAGTTTAACCTGGCCAAGACCGTGGCCGAGTTACTCATGTACATCAACCACTCCATCAACTTCTGTCTGTACTGCGCCACGGGGCAGAAGTTCCGCCAGCAGATCAAGCACCTGATGCGCTGCAAGAAAGAGACGAACGTGTACTCGTCGTGGCCCTCGGGGCACACCATGCAGACTAGGCTGACCTCCACAGTCAGGTTCAACAAGGCCGGGCCTAATGAGAGGCTGCTCTTGACTCACGCATCGGATGACGTTGACAGCAACGGAGACAGCATCGCTCTCAGGACTAAAGTCTGA